A window of the Scleropages formosus chromosome 5, fSclFor1.1, whole genome shotgun sequence genome harbors these coding sequences:
- the igfals gene encoding insulin-like growth factor-binding protein complex acid labile subunit — protein sequence MIFSVLTHLWALGLLGVSTVSTLESGGSTEPTPCSKGCTCLHDDYSAELNVYCSMCNLTEVPSDVPLSTRSLWLDGNLFTSLPAGSFKDLSNLDFLNLQSGQLATVDAQAFRGLHMLAHLHLERNRLRSLPPSVFQNMPNLASLSLHNNQLLRIEDKLFSSLSNLWLLNLGWNQLVVLPEMGFQDLHGLRELVLAGNRLAYIQPQLFQGLTELKELDLTANSLKVIKANVFLKLPKLQKLYLAQNQIVTVAPRAFLGMKSLRWLDLTNNRLTALHDETFLGLHSLHVLRLSNNSVSSLRPRTFRDLQYLEELRLSHNKIRVLGERIFEGLGHLEMLELENNLVTEVRGGAFLGLSRIAVINLSGSCFQSLPDQVFKGLSKLHSLHLDKCCLIKISSQAFMGLTGLRRLFLQQNNISVVERQSFIDLQVLQQLDLRFNKLEFLSSHTFYGLRNLDYLLLSGNLIRQITLDVLHPLQHISWLDISDNQIESLQNGTLQLLPRLRYLNLNNNALSSLPVEFPDNLDQLLLLGNRWRCDCVAKPLRDYILSKPHVVPRQVGVLPEGEEPRTLVNIYNNITCRIPPSLTGMDLRDIHSEHFHDC from the coding sequence ATGATCTTCTCTGTGCTGACTCACTTGTGGGCATTGGGACTGCTTGGGGTGTCAACAGTTAGCACCCTGGAATCAGGAGGGTCCACTGAGCCTACCCCTTGCTCCAAAGGCTGTACCTGCCTGCATGATGATTACAGCGCAGAACTCAATGTGTACTGCAGTATGTGCAATCTCACTGAGGTACCCTCTGATGTGCCACTTTCCACACGCTCCCTGTGGCTAGATGGAAACCTATTTACCTCTCTGCCTGCTGGCTCCTTCAAAGATCTTAGCAATCTGGACTTCCTGAATCTGCAAAGTGGTCAGCTGGCCACAGTTGATGCCCAAGCTTTCAGAGGTCTGCACATGCTGGCACACCTACACCTGGAGCGCAATCGACTCCGTTCTCTACCACCTTCTGTCTTCCAGAACATGCCTAATTTAGCATCCCTTAGTCTTCATAACAATCAGCTATTACGTATTGAGGACAAGCTTTTTTCTAGCCTCTCCAATTTGTGGCTCCTCAATCTTGGTTGGAATCAACTAGTTGTGCTGCCTGAAATGGGTTTTCAGGATCTACATGGCCTCAGAGAGCTTGTTCTAGCAGGGAATCGGCTAGCTTATATACAACCACAACTATTCCAGGGCCTGACTGAGCTCAAGGAGCTAGACCTTACTGCAAACTCCCTAAAGGTCATCAAGgctaatgtgttcctgaaattGCCAAAACTGCAGAAGCTATACCTTGCCCAAAATCAGATTGTCACTGTAGCACCCAGAGCTTTTCTAGGTATGAAATCCCTCCGTTGGTTGGATCTTACTAACAACCGACTCACAGCATTACATGATGAGACATTTTTGGGCCTGCATAGCCTTCATGTTTTACGACTTTCCAACAATTCCGTTAGCAGCCTTAGACCAAGAACCTTTCGTGACCTTCAGTATCTTGAGGAGCTGCGTCTGAGTCACAACAAGATCCGTGTTCTTGGTGAAAGGATCTTTGAGGGTTTAGGTCACCTAGAGATGCTGGAGCTAGAAAACAACTTGGTAACTGAAGTACGTGGTGGCGCCTTTTTGGGGTTATCTCgtatagctgtaataaatctGTCTGGCAGCTGTTTTCAAAGTCTTCCAGATCAGGTTTTTAAAGGTCTTTCAAAGCTTCACAGCCTTCACTTAGATAAATGCTGTCTTATCAAAATATCGTCCCAAGCCTTCATGGGACTCACAGGTCTTCGACGTCTCTTCCTCCAACAAAATAATATATCTGTGGTGGAGCGCCAGAGCTTTATAGACCTCCAGGTTCTTCAGCAGCTTGACTTGAGGTTCAACAAGCTTGAGTTCCTATCTTCTCACACCTTCTATGGCCTGAGGAACCTTGACTATCTGCTTCTATCAGGCAATTTAATTCGTCAGATTACATTAGATGTGCTTCACCCACTGCAGCATATTTCTTGGTTAGATATCTCTGACAACCAGATTGAGTCCCTACAGAATGGCACGCTACAACTGCTGCCAAGGCTACGCTACCTGAATCTCAACAACAACGCTCTCAGCAGCCTTCCTGTTGAGTTCCCTGACAACCTGGACCAACTGTTACTGTTGGGAAATCGCTGGAGATGCGACTGTGTGGCAAAACCCCTCAGAGACTATATCCTTAGTAAGCCCCATGTTGTACCAAGACAAGTGGGGGTGCTGCCAGAGGGAGAGGAACCTCGCACACTTGTTAACATCTACAACAACATCACCTGTAGAATCCCACCCAGTCTGACTGGTATGGATTTGAGGGACATTCACAGTGAACATTTCCATGACTGCTGA